Proteins encoded within one genomic window of Haloplanus vescus:
- a CDS encoding MBL fold metallo-hydrolase, with protein MTDDSDISVRLVRNATLLATVDDTTFLVDPMFTPQGEMPTVTDSPGVPDFLTTANQKRNPLVALPDVDFDHDAVVVTHRHPDHWDEAAREQLDADVPLFCQRADEAALTDEGFTDVRPVDDETTFDGVTIHRTPGRHGHGELAEGMGPVSGFVFEGDDTLYVAGDTIWYDPVKETLDRFDPEMVVLNGGAAQFDQDEPITMGIEDVRAVRAATDATVAVVHMEAINHCLLSRADLQAQTEGVLVPEDGERISL; from the coding sequence ATGACGGACGACTCCGATATCAGCGTTCGACTCGTTCGAAACGCGACGCTCCTCGCGACGGTTGACGACACGACGTTCCTCGTTGACCCGATGTTCACGCCACAGGGCGAGATGCCGACGGTGACGGATAGCCCGGGCGTCCCTGACTTTCTCACCACCGCGAACCAGAAACGGAATCCGCTCGTGGCGCTCCCGGACGTCGACTTCGACCACGACGCCGTCGTCGTCACGCACCGACACCCCGACCACTGGGACGAGGCCGCCAGAGAGCAACTCGACGCCGACGTTCCCCTCTTCTGTCAGCGAGCGGACGAAGCCGCCTTGACTGACGAGGGGTTCACCGACGTGCGGCCCGTCGACGACGAAACCACCTTCGACGGCGTCACGATTCACCGGACGCCCGGCCGACACGGCCACGGCGAGTTAGCGGAGGGGATGGGCCCCGTCTCCGGGTTCGTCTTCGAGGGCGACGATACGCTGTACGTCGCCGGCGATACAATCTGGTACGACCCCGTCAAGGAAACGCTCGACCGATTCGACCCCGAGATGGTCGTCCTCAACGGCGGGGCAGCGCAGTTCGACCAAGACGAACCGATTACGATGGGCATCGAGGACGTCCGCGCCGTCCGTGCGGCCACGGATGCGACTGTCGCCGTCGTCCACATGGAAGCCATCAATCACTGCCTGCTCTCGCGGGCGGACCTGCAAGCGCAGACGGAGGGCGTACTCGTGCCCGAAGACGGTGAGCGGATTTCGCTGTAG
- a CDS encoding class I SAM-dependent methyltransferase, producing MTDDRDRWNEKYNDDSFRLPDDPIPELARRIDTLPSGRALDVATGTGRNARFLAAEGYDVDAVDVSDEALDRARRAAEEAGVDVNWIRADIDDFEFEPNAYDVITVSFFAMLERLPDLTTALAPGGVLVYEHHLRSSDDIDIGPSSDRYRYPTNHLLHACLDLTILHYEERTRADHEGQTQAVATLVARNSTGGKQSYPRLDE from the coding sequence GTGACCGACGACCGCGACCGCTGGAACGAGAAGTACAACGACGACTCGTTTAGGCTGCCGGACGACCCGATTCCCGAACTGGCGCGTCGAATCGACACGCTCCCGTCGGGTCGCGCACTCGACGTGGCGACGGGGACCGGCCGCAACGCTCGCTTCCTCGCCGCCGAGGGGTACGACGTCGACGCCGTCGACGTCTCCGACGAAGCACTCGACCGAGCGCGGCGGGCCGCCGAGGAAGCCGGCGTCGACGTGAACTGGATTCGCGCCGACATCGACGACTTCGAGTTCGAACCGAACGCCTACGACGTGATTACGGTGAGTTTCTTCGCGATGCTGGAGCGCCTCCCCGACCTCACGACGGCGCTCGCGCCGGGTGGCGTCCTCGTCTACGAACACCACCTGCGGTCGAGCGACGACATCGACATCGGGCCGTCGAGCGACCGCTATCGCTACCCCACGAACCACCTTCTCCACGCCTGTCTCGACCTGACGATACTCCACTACGAGGAGCGGACGCGAGCGGACCACGAGGGACAGACCCAAGCGGTCGCGACGCTCGTCGCTCGAAATTCGACGGGCGGGAAGCAGTCGTATCCGCGATTGGACGAGTGA
- a CDS encoding M48 family metallopeptidase, with product MDIRGVTVVIPESEAIQATKILKENAAWVVDKHKSYESHREKVPDRTFEAGEQFPFLGVDRELVIEPRQRNAMDEETIMLRQSAVEQSSVKRALENFYRREAREYLTGRADDYAEKMGVAYEKIELRNQRTRWGSCSTSGTISLNWRIIMAPSEIVDYLVVHELAHLTEQNHGEEFWQLVSEFVPEYQQRADWLEQNSAKLIFSEDDL from the coding sequence GTGGACATTCGAGGCGTGACTGTCGTAATCCCCGAATCCGAGGCAATCCAAGCGACGAAGATTCTCAAGGAAAATGCGGCGTGGGTAGTGGACAAACACAAATCCTACGAGAGCCATCGAGAGAAAGTCCCTGACCGAACATTCGAGGCTGGCGAGCAGTTCCCGTTCCTTGGCGTAGACCGTGAACTCGTGATTGAACCTCGGCAGAGGAACGCGATGGACGAGGAGACAATTATGCTTCGCCAGAGTGCGGTCGAACAGTCGTCGGTCAAGCGAGCGTTAGAGAATTTCTACCGGCGGGAAGCGCGTGAGTATCTTACTGGTAGGGCAGATGATTATGCCGAGAAGATGGGGGTTGCATACGAGAAAATCGAACTCCGAAACCAGAGGACTCGGTGGGGTAGTTGCTCAACAAGCGGAACGATTAGTCTGAATTGGCGGATAATCATGGCACCTTCCGAGATTGTTGATTACTTAGTTGTCCACGAACTTGCTCACTTGACTGAACAGAATCATGGTGAGGAGTTTTGGCAACTCGTTAGTGAGTTTGTCCCCGAGTACCAGCAGAGAGCCGACTGGCTTGAGCAGAATAGCGCGAAGTTGATTTTCAGCGAAGACGACCTCTGA
- a CDS encoding DMT family transporter: protein MSSTRYRNLGLFVLLGVLFGSSFVAIKAGLDALPPVFFAALRFDIAAPILLAYAAWRYDSWLPRTRADVVALLVGAVTIIAANNGLLFLGQQQITPAAASVMYGLNPILSPVFALFVLDSRLDFRGAVGILLGLLGVVIIVQPTPETLTSSSTIGQLYVLAAAAGIALGSVLTRRIESTIPSISLTAWAMAVGAVLLHVWSVGMGEHATTAALTPTVLLAILAVAIPSTAAAYPIYFTLIRRIGPVRTNLVAYVVPIVAALTGWLLLGESVTLATAVGFCVVVAGVALLERHVVAEEFARLTG from the coding sequence GTGTCCTCCACTCGATACCGAAATCTCGGTCTGTTTGTCCTCTTGGGGGTGTTGTTCGGCAGTTCCTTCGTCGCCATCAAGGCCGGTCTCGACGCGTTGCCACCGGTGTTTTTCGCCGCGCTCAGATTCGATATCGCGGCGCCCATCCTCCTCGCGTACGCCGCGTGGCGATACGACTCGTGGCTGCCTCGAACCCGGGCCGACGTGGTCGCGCTCCTCGTGGGCGCCGTGACCATCATCGCCGCGAACAACGGCCTCCTCTTTCTTGGACAGCAGCAGATTACGCCCGCCGCGGCGTCGGTGATGTACGGCCTGAATCCCATTCTCTCGCCCGTCTTCGCGCTCTTCGTCCTCGATTCGCGACTCGACTTTCGGGGCGCGGTGGGCATCCTCCTCGGTCTCCTCGGCGTCGTCATCATCGTCCAACCCACGCCCGAGACGCTCACGTCGAGTTCGACGATTGGCCAGTTGTACGTCCTCGCCGCCGCGGCGGGCATCGCCCTCGGGAGCGTGCTCACCCGGCGCATCGAGTCGACGATTCCCAGCATCTCCCTGACCGCGTGGGCGATGGCAGTCGGGGCCGTTCTCCTCCACGTCTGGAGCGTCGGCATGGGCGAACACGCCACGACGGCGGCGCTGACGCCGACGGTTCTGCTCGCCATCCTCGCCGTCGCCATCCCGTCGACGGCCGCCGCGTACCCCATCTACTTCACACTCATCCGCCGCATCGGGCCCGTCCGCACGAATCTGGTGGCGTACGTCGTCCCCATCGTCGCTGCGCTCACCGGCTGGCTCCTCCTCGGCGAATCGGTCACGCTGGCGACGGCGGTCGGTTTCTGCGTCGTCGTCGCCGGCGTCGCCCTCCTCGAACGCCACGTCGTCGCCGAGGAATTCGCACGCCTCACTGGCTGA
- a CDS encoding tyrosine-type recombinase/integrase, producing the protein MELKPTPPQDAKKRYLKKKKSHVSKKTIYNYDTALKRFLEFLDKRGIKDMNNVDSDEIVRFESWRLDSVKPITCRNDMRTVSNFIQFCETIQAVPVGLHELVVPTKVSEDEEICEDILTKQEANDILAHLGKYEYASNRHVITLILWKTGMRIGGLRALDLKDVDKSRPALEIRHRPETGTPLKRKQKGQRDVLLNWETSDVIEDYINDTRPNVKDDNGREPLLASRYGRLAETTIQKNIYTATRPCTYNGGKCPFGEDTDSCEALAFDQANKCPGSVSPHALRRGYVTAARNAGQPKDVTGERVNMGGKVLEKHYDHGSYDEKAERRSEYLREI; encoded by the coding sequence ATGGAACTCAAACCCACGCCCCCACAAGACGCCAAGAAGCGTTACCTCAAGAAAAAGAAATCACACGTCTCCAAAAAGACAATCTACAACTACGACACCGCCCTCAAACGGTTCCTCGAATTCCTCGACAAGCGCGGCATCAAAGATATGAACAACGTGGACAGCGACGAAATCGTTCGGTTTGAATCGTGGAGGCTGGACAGTGTGAAACCAATCACCTGCCGAAACGATATGCGAACAGTGAGCAACTTCATCCAATTCTGTGAAACCATCCAAGCCGTCCCAGTCGGCCTACACGAACTCGTAGTCCCCACCAAGGTCTCCGAAGACGAGGAAATCTGCGAAGACATTCTGACCAAGCAGGAAGCCAATGACATACTGGCCCACCTCGGGAAATACGAATACGCCAGCAACCGTCACGTCATCACGCTCATCCTCTGGAAAACCGGAATGAGAATCGGAGGCCTTCGGGCGCTCGACCTCAAAGACGTCGACAAAAGCCGTCCGGCGCTGGAAATCAGACACCGGCCCGAAACAGGAACGCCCCTCAAACGCAAACAGAAAGGCCAACGAGACGTCCTGCTCAATTGGGAGACCTCCGACGTAATAGAAGACTACATCAACGACACTCGGCCCAACGTGAAAGACGACAATGGGAGAGAACCACTTCTCGCGTCAAGATACGGCCGACTAGCCGAGACAACCATCCAGAAGAATATCTACACTGCGACCCGGCCGTGTACCTATAACGGCGGGAAGTGTCCATTCGGCGAAGACACAGACTCCTGTGAAGCCCTTGCATTCGACCAAGCAAACAAATGCCCCGGTTCAGTTAGCCCGCACGCCCTTCGACGGGGATACGTCACAGCCGCTCGAAACGCCGGCCAGCCCAAAGACGTGACCGGAGAACGAGTCAATATGGGCGGGAAGGTCCTCGAAAAGCACTACGACCACGGGAGTTACGACGAAAAAGCAGAGCGAAGGAGTGAATATCTGAGAGAGATATAG